Proteins encoded in a region of the Anopheles ziemanni chromosome 2, idAnoZiCoDA_A2_x.2, whole genome shotgun sequence genome:
- the LOC131292620 gene encoding thymidylate kinase gives MCGQFAKFCQNLRQNIKLLRERTRNIMSEQQQKRGVFIVFEGCDRAGKTTQCKQLVNKLNDAGHSAQFMNFPDRTTQCGHLINGYLTRKDDFTDEGIHLMFTLNRWEKMKEMEKLLRSGVHLIVDRYSFSGVAFSAAKGLDMEWCKAPEAGLLKPDLVILLTLSPEAIAKRGGFGDERYEVAEFQKRVMQKYAVLKDDQYWMEVDADKKFEDLTLDLYKITTDTINRSGSKTLRKLW, from the exons ATGTGTGGCCAGTTCGCCAAGTTCTGCCAAAATTTGCGCCAAAATATAAAGTTACTACGTGAAAGAACTCGCAACATCATGTCGGAACAGCAGCAGAAAAGAGGGGTTTTTATTGTATTTGAAGGATGTGATCGAGCAGGCAAAACAACGCAATGCAAGCAGCTTG TAAACAAACTCAACGATGCTGGACACTCGGCTCAATTCATGAACTTTCCTGATAGGACCACACAATGTGGCCACTTGATCAATGGATACCTGACTCGAAAGGATGACTTCACGGATGAAGGAATCCATCTTATGTTTACACTGAATCGATGGGAAAAGatgaaggaaatggaaaagctaCTACGAAGTGGAGTCCACCTGATCGTCGATCGGTATTCGTTCTCCGGTGTGGCGTTTAGTGCTGCGAAGGGGTTGGATATGGAATGGTGTAAGGCACCAGAAGCAGGTCTGCTGAAGCCGGATTTGGTCATTCTGCTAACATTGTCACCAGAAGCCATCGCCAAGCGGGGTGGTTTCGGGGACGAGCGCTACGAGGTTGCAGAGTTCCAGAAAAGAGTGATGCAAAAATATGCAGTACTTAAGGATGATCAGTATTGGATGGAGGTTGATGCGGATAAGAAGTTTGAGGATTTAACGCTGGATCTATACAAAATTACGACCGATACGATAAACAGATCCGGGAGCAAAACATTGCGAAAACTCTGGTAG
- the LOC131292468 gene encoding uncharacterized protein LOC131292468: protein MSAKKYLKMPAQQPAQPAAKTEKEEQLWNALKRHIMRERERKKQEMEAEVEEERLRREREEREKQDVMTLGETKEQILILEKNLDDLRNEKQQLFLQLKKVLNEDDNRKRQMKEEMFAIQNIPQQIFLPQRPMHQPHQHLMHKVSPPEVVITSDRIFNDAYPNLQGNPQVHAVKRTHSPSSPHHHPGYYKQPNLNNQPYLQPQKIEEGRRGGEVPRAVLWNKSQYCPPVGFYQATIPSNPQDSHGRPPQPQILYPYQSNLTLPMRQYVDLPVQPGSLMHTKPEQLMSGKVGPPPPQANIYHINLDQTAAVLHGQPPGPPPQLKTITIEKLPQERLIPYHLDLTKLEERKDLRPHIPPPPHQTGIVATHLPEGIVYAPPGLRPGAIQMHAIATNQQLPKSGSITQGYPPARPPHISNPQQPPPQMHYNRQRY, encoded by the exons ATGAGTGCTAAAAAATATCTGAAGATGCCGGCACAACAACCCGCACAACCAGCAGCCAAGACGGAGAAAGAGGAGCAGCTGTGGAATGCGCTAAAGCGGCATATTATGCGTGAGCGTGAACGTAAAAAGCAAG AAATGGAAGCGGAAGTCGAAGAGGAACGCCTCCGGCGGGAGCGCGAGGAACGAGAAAAGCAAGACGTAATGACGCTCGGTGAGACGAAAGAACAAATTCTGATCCTGGAAAAGAATTTAGACGATTTGAGAAACGAGAAACAGCAACTTTTCTTGcaattgaagaaggtgcttaatgagGACGACAACCGGAAGCGGCAGATGAAAGA GGAGATGTTTGCCATACAAAATATTCCTCAACAAATTTTCCTACCCCAGCGGCCCATGCATCAGCCGCACCAGCACTTGATGCATAAAGTGAGTCCACCCGAAGTTGTGATCACGTCGGATCGTATATTCAACGACGCTTACCCCAACTTGCAGGGCAACCCGCAGGTTCATGCGGTCAAGCGGACACATAGTCCATCGTCACCGCACCACCATCCGGGCTACTATAAGCAGCCCAACCTGAATAATCAGCCGTACCTTCAGCCACAGA AAATCGAGGAAGGCAGACGGGGCGGCGAAGTGCCTCGTGCCGTTTTGTGGAACA AATCCCAATATTGTCCGCCGGTCGGCTTTTACCAAGCCACGATTCCATCGAACCCGCAAGATAGTCATGGACGTCCGCCGCAGCCGCAAATACTGTATCCGTACCAGAGCAATCTGACGCTGCCGATGCGCCAATACGTGGATCTGCCGGTCCAGCCCGGCTCCCTCATGCATACGAAGCCAGAGCAGCTGATGAGCGGGAAAGTGGGTCCCCCGCCTCCGCAGGCAAACATTTATCACATCAATCTCGATCAAACGGCAGCGGTATTGCACGGTCAACCACCAGGGCCGCCGCCCCAGTTGAAAACGATCACGATTGAAAAACTTCCACAGGAACGACTTATTCCCTATCACCTTGATCTAACGAAGCTCGAAGAACGTAAAGATCTGCGACCGCATATTCCACCGCCGCCACATCAAACCGGAATCGTGGCCACGCATCTGCCCGAAGGCATCGTGTATGCACCCCCCGGTCTTCGTCCTGGTGCCATTCAAATGCACGCAATCGCTACGAACCAGCAA TTACCGAAGAGTGGAAGCATTACACAAGGCTACCCACCGGCAAGGCCGCCCCACATCAGCAATCCACAGCAACCACCGCCTCAGATGCATTACAATCGCCAACGGTATTGA
- the LOC131284712 gene encoding GTPase-GDP dissociation stimulator vimar, with the protein MEAEMDEIIAGLKNATLEKNSERALPLLKQISDAETNLCDKYDIKNDLLELLQLDDTKVHIQAARCIAEVAKTDNQRAKFSKEDVIRRLTDLLRVPTPKDNSVDASLELATQLCRALGNICYANDDARAIIKELGVDERFFALLDYDVDTDSEDRDQFVRVRCGLISNYLLGSDDIAERAVELKLIDKLEKILTRCLTDVDQHEELLLSILPPLSILTEQISDLCFAPSLNKTIAKILAKCTNPDIAESCLALLHYEAQNDDVKLLLAEEGLCETIYQLLEKYKTFANTDEARVLMKLACDLIVLILTGDKSMHYLYTTPLLKGMEDWLDSYDVELLTTGVLALGNFARTDSHCIYMVEKKIVHKLLSILAKNNGTEHQMTLQHALLSTLKNIVIPKPNKAAFIEAGLVDIILPMLEIHQAPVVFKLLGTLRMTVDGQAKLASELLQNEKLVKQLVHWSQTSEFTGVLGESLRLMAWLIKHAYYQQKDSDSVTLDDTGLRTFVAIDGAVASMVGMLASTHLVMQNEALIALTILTTIFHNKTTDGGSNLDQLLVQSNVGAKLAEQITLNGESMTKEIVENLQTFVKQLHSSSDALVAHLREHNIDELLKTIPSLVEYCTL; encoded by the exons ATGGAAG ccGAAATGGACGAAATTATCGCGGGGCTTAAGAATGCCACCCTGGAGAAGAATTCGGAGCGTGCCCTCCCGTTGCTGAAGCAAATATCAGATGCAGAAACGAACCTCTGTGATAAATACGACATTAAAAACGATTTGCTAGAGCTGCTCCAGCTGGATGATACCAAGGTGCACATTCAGGCAGCACGTTGCATTGCCGAGGTTGCGAAAACGGATAACCAGCGTGCAAAGTTCTCCAAGGAGGACGTTATCCGGCGCCTCACGGATTTACTGCGCGTGCCAACTCCGAAGGACAACTCGGTCGACGCTTCGCTCGAACTGGCCACTCAGCTGTGCCGGGCGCTTGGCAACATTTGCTATGCGAACGACGACGCCCGCGCCATCATCAAGGAGCTCGGAGTGGACGAACGGTTCTTCGCCCTGCTGGACTATGACGTCGACACGGATAGCGAGGACCGAGATCAGTTCGTACGCGTCCGGTGCGGCCTTATTTCGAACTACCTGCTCGGCAGTGACGACATTGCCGAGCGTGCCGTCGAGCTCAAGCTAATCGATAAGCTGGAAAAAATCCTAACCCGCTGTCTAACGGATGTTGATCAGCACGAGGAGCTGCTGCTAAGTATTCTACCACCGTTGAGCATCCTTACCGAGCAGATAAGCGATCTCTGTTTCGCGCCGTCATTGAACAAAACTATCGCAAAAATTCTGGCAAAATGTACCAACCCCGACATAGCCGAGTCCTGCCTGGCCCTGCTGCACTACGAGGCACAGAACGACGACGTCAAACTGCTGCTCGCCGAGGAAGGTCTTTGCGAAACCATCTACCAGCTGTTAGAGAAGTACAAAACGTTTGCAAACACCGACGAAGCGCGAGTGCTCATGAAATTGGCATGCGATTTGATTGTGCTTATACTGACGGGAG ATAAATCGATGCATTATCTCTACACGACGCCCCTGCTGAAGGGCATGGAGGACTGGCTGGACTCGTACGATGTGGAACTGCTGACCACCGGTGTACTGGCGCTCGGTAACTTTGCCCGTACCGATAGCCATTGCATTTATatggttgagaaaaaaattgtCCACAAATTACTCT CAATACTGGCGAAAAATAATGGCACCGAGCATCAGATGACGCTTCAGCATGCCCTGTTAAGTACGTTGAAGAACATAGTGAttcccaaaccgaacaaagCCGCCTTCATCGAGGCAGGCCTGGTGGATATTATTTTGCCAATGCTGGAAATACACCAGGCGCCGGTCGTATTCAAACTGCTCGGCACCCTCCGCATGACAGTGGATGGACAAG CCAAACTTGCATCGGAATTGTTGCAGAATGAAAAGCTAGTCAAGCAGCTGGTGCACTGGAGCCAAACGTCCGAGTTCACTGGCGTGCTGGGAGAATCCCTTCGGCTGATGGCTTGGCTGATCAAACACGCGTACTACCAACAAAAGGATAGCGACTCGGTTACCCTGGACGACACCGGGCTGCGAACGTTTGTAGCGATCGATGGAGCCGTGGCCAGCATGGTCGGTATGCTCGCTTCCACGCACCTGGTGATGCAGAACGAGGCGCTCATTGCGTTGACCATACTGACAACCATTTTCCACAACAAAACCACCGATGGCGGTTCGAACTTGGATCAGCTGTTGGTGCAATCGAACGTCGGTGCGAAGCTCGCGGAACAGATCACCCTGAACGGGGAATCGATGACGAAGGAGATTGTAGAGAACCTACAAACTTTCGTCAAACAGCTGCATTCTTCCAGTGACGCACTGGTGGCACATCTGCGAGAGCACAACATTGATGAACTCCTTAAAACAATCCCTAGTCTGGTTGAGTACTGCACGCTATGA